From a single Sediminibacterium sp. KACHI17 genomic region:
- the htpG gene encoding molecular chaperone HtpG, with product MQKGQIRVQTENIFPIIKKFLYSDHEIFLRELVSNAVDASQKLKTLSSIGEAKGDIGELRIDVVLDAKEKTLSIIDRGVGMTAEEVDKYINQVAFSGAEEFVNKYKDANIIGHFGLGFYSAFMVSDKVDIHSKSFKDGSGVFWSCDGSPEYELYETDYNDRGTKIVLHVNEESKEFLEASRIKSILERFCKFLPIPIYFSEEGQKKEEEEKPINNTNPIWIKKPSELSKEDYEKFYRELYPFGETPLFWIHLNVDYPFNLTGVLYFPKIKQSYEIQKDKIQLYCNQVFVTDEVKDIVPEFLMLLHGVIDSPDIPLNVSRSYLQGDPNVKKINAHITKKVADKLEEIFRNERTSFEEKWESLGLFVKYGMMTDDKFLEKANKFIIMEDVEGKFHTLEEYKTATEGIQKNKEGKHIILYTTNPVQQDAYIQACKTKGYSVVKMETLVDAAFINTMEMKWENVSFVRVDADIVDNLIDKQESNQTVLSNEESDKLKELFTLTIPDLHVTTEIKGLSPESAPVIATRPEFMRRMKDMAGVGGGMTAFYAQMPDEVTLTVNGNHPIYQQLLKQSDTEMQQKQVRNLADLALLSQGLLKGNDLTNFINRSVELLQTEQVKA from the coding sequence ATGCAAAAAGGTCAGATTCGTGTACAAACGGAGAATATTTTCCCTATCATCAAAAAGTTCCTGTATAGTGATCATGAAATTTTCCTTCGTGAGCTGGTAAGTAATGCCGTAGACGCTTCACAAAAATTAAAAACGCTCTCTTCTATAGGAGAAGCAAAAGGCGATATTGGAGAGTTACGGATTGATGTGGTACTGGATGCAAAAGAAAAAACACTAAGCATCATTGATCGTGGTGTAGGTATGACTGCTGAAGAGGTAGACAAATACATCAATCAAGTAGCGTTTAGCGGGGCGGAGGAGTTTGTCAACAAGTATAAGGATGCAAACATCATTGGTCATTTTGGATTAGGATTTTACAGCGCTTTCATGGTAAGTGATAAGGTTGATATCCACTCCAAAAGTTTCAAAGATGGTAGCGGTGTCTTCTGGAGCTGCGATGGAAGTCCGGAATACGAACTGTATGAAACGGATTATAACGATCGTGGTACTAAAATCGTATTACACGTTAATGAAGAAAGTAAGGAGTTTTTAGAAGCTTCGCGTATCAAAAGTATACTGGAACGCTTCTGTAAATTTTTACCTATCCCTATCTATTTTTCTGAAGAAGGACAGAAAAAAGAAGAAGAGGAAAAACCAATCAACAATACCAATCCGATCTGGATCAAAAAACCTTCAGAGTTATCTAAAGAAGACTACGAAAAATTTTATCGTGAATTATATCCATTTGGAGAAACACCGCTTTTCTGGATACATCTGAATGTAGACTATCCATTTAACCTTACAGGTGTATTGTACTTCCCGAAGATCAAGCAGAGCTATGAGATCCAAAAAGATAAAATACAACTGTATTGTAACCAGGTATTTGTAACAGATGAAGTGAAAGATATTGTTCCTGAATTTTTGATGCTGTTACATGGTGTTATCGATAGCCCGGATATTCCTCTGAATGTTAGTAGAAGCTATTTGCAAGGCGATCCAAATGTGAAAAAGATCAATGCGCACATCACTAAAAAAGTAGCAGATAAGCTGGAAGAGATCTTCCGTAATGAAAGAACTTCATTCGAAGAAAAATGGGAAAGCCTTGGATTGTTTGTGAAATATGGAATGATGACAGATGATAAATTCCTGGAAAAAGCGAATAAGTTCATCATCATGGAAGATGTGGAGGGTAAATTCCACACATTGGAAGAATATAAAACAGCAACTGAGGGCATACAAAAAAATAAAGAAGGTAAACATATCATTCTTTATACCACCAATCCCGTTCAGCAGGATGCATATATCCAGGCATGTAAAACAAAGGGATATTCAGTTGTGAAAATGGAAACATTGGTAGACGCTGCTTTCATTAATACCATGGAAATGAAATGGGAAAATGTAAGCTTTGTGCGTGTAGATGCTGATATTGTCGATAACCTGATCGATAAGCAAGAGTCTAATCAAACTGTTTTAAGTAACGAAGAGTCAGATAAATTAAAAGAATTGTTTACACTGACCATCCCTGATCTTCATGTCACTACCGAGATCAAGGGATTGAGCCCTGAATCCGCGCCCGTTATTGCAACCCGCCCTGAATTTATGCGTCGCATGAAAGATATGGCTGGTGTTGGTGGAGGCATGACTGCATTCTATGCTCAGATGCCTGATGAAGTAACACTCACGGTAAATGGTAATCATCCCATCTACCAACAACTACTCAAGCAAAGTGATACTGAAATGCAGCAAAAACAAGTTCGTAACCTCGCAGATCTGGCCTTGCTTTCGCAAGGACTGCTGAAAGGGAATGATCTCACCAATTTCATTAATCGAAGTGTTGAACTGTTGCAAACCGAACAGGTCAAAGCTTGA
- a CDS encoding polyprenyl synthetase family protein: MELAKKVISEELVHFEVHFREAVKSRVALLDRIMQYIVKRKGKQLRPMFVLLSARLGGEVNDSTYRAASLVELLHTATLVHDDVVDDAMERRGFFSINALWKNKIAVLVGDYLLSKGLLLSLNNKDHEVLRILSEAVRLMSEGELLQIEKARNLNLKESIYYEIINGKTASLLASACAAGASTTFTDQQDVEKMRLFGEKVGMAFQIKDDLFDYGTEDIGKPTGNDIKEKKLTLPLIYTLNNCSPDIRRKIIYIIKNENTQKDKVKFVIDHVVTTGGIAYATQKMFAFRDEALTILHQFPHSQFRDALEELVRYTTDRNY, encoded by the coding sequence ATGGAATTAGCTAAAAAAGTAATATCAGAGGAATTAGTTCATTTCGAAGTGCATTTCAGGGAAGCTGTCAAAAGTAGAGTGGCTTTACTGGACCGTATCATGCAATACATCGTAAAGCGGAAAGGTAAACAGCTAAGACCTATGTTCGTTTTATTGAGTGCCCGACTAGGGGGTGAAGTCAATGATAGCACTTATCGGGCAGCCTCCTTGGTAGAATTACTGCATACCGCTACCCTAGTACATGATGATGTGGTCGATGATGCAATGGAAAGACGTGGCTTCTTCTCGATCAATGCACTTTGGAAAAATAAGATCGCCGTTCTTGTGGGTGATTACCTGCTTTCAAAAGGACTTTTATTATCCCTCAACAATAAAGACCATGAAGTACTGCGGATTTTATCTGAAGCAGTACGATTGATGAGTGAAGGAGAATTGCTTCAAATCGAAAAAGCAAGAAATCTAAACCTCAAAGAATCCATTTATTATGAAATAATCAATGGAAAAACCGCCTCTCTTTTAGCCTCCGCGTGCGCCGCAGGAGCATCCACTACTTTTACCGATCAACAAGATGTAGAAAAGATGAGACTCTTCGGTGAAAAAGTAGGCATGGCATTCCAAATCAAAGACGATCTCTTTGACTATGGAACAGAAGATATTGGAAAACCAACCGGCAATGATATCAAAGAAAAAAAGTTAACCCTGCCTTTGATCTACACATTGAATAACTGCAGTCCGGATATCAGAAGAAAGATCATCTATATCATCAAAAATGAGAACACTCAAAAAGATAAGGTGAAGTTTGTTATAGATCATGTTGTTACTACCGGCGGAATCGCATACGCCACACAAAAAATGTTCGCCTTCCGTGATGAAGCTTTAACGATACTGCATCAATTTCCTCACTCCCAATTCAGAGATGCGCTTGAAGAATTGGTTCGTTATACCACTGACAGGAATTATTGA
- a CDS encoding ferredoxin--NADP reductase, with protein sequence MQYLVKDVIKETDDAVSLVLDAQNSSIDYEPGQFITLIFSDRNGKEERRSYSITSISDEPLSITVKRIPNGSYSRILVERTKVGDHLTGLKPTGFFTLPHQSDKHGMGRFVFFAAGSGITPIYAQIKALLKKQTAAKIVLVYSNQSKQDVIFYEELMKLSSQYRSLFSIYFFFSDANDYRKARLSSSIVSEILANEIGTERSNAWLYLCGPFQYMLMIGIVAKSMGFSNEQIRKEQFVIEKPTVTIAPPDTDAHTINIIANGKEWSWTSKYPDTILQSAKRNGVQLPFSCEAGQCGTCSVTCVKGKVWMYKNEVLMEEEIRNGRILTCTGYPIDGDIWLMIGSDT encoded by the coding sequence ATGCAATATTTAGTCAAGGATGTGATCAAAGAAACGGATGATGCAGTAAGCCTGGTATTGGATGCACAGAACAGTAGTATAGATTATGAACCCGGACAATTCATTACACTCATATTTTCTGATCGAAATGGTAAGGAGGAGAGAAGGAGTTATTCAATCACTTCTATTTCAGACGAACCACTGAGCATCACTGTTAAAAGAATTCCAAATGGGTCTTATTCAAGAATATTGGTTGAAAGAACAAAAGTGGGAGATCATCTTACAGGATTAAAGCCGACAGGTTTTTTCACATTGCCCCATCAAAGTGATAAGCATGGAATGGGTCGTTTTGTTTTTTTTGCTGCAGGAAGTGGGATCACGCCGATATATGCACAGATCAAAGCATTGCTAAAGAAACAAACGGCAGCAAAGATCGTTTTGGTATATAGTAATCAGTCGAAACAAGATGTAATTTTTTATGAGGAACTGATGAAGCTTTCATCTCAATACAGATCCTTGTTCTCTATTTATTTCTTTTTTAGTGATGCAAATGATTATCGCAAAGCAAGGTTGAGTAGTTCGATCGTGAGTGAAATACTTGCCAATGAAATAGGTACTGAAAGATCCAATGCATGGCTGTATTTGTGTGGACCTTTTCAGTATATGTTGATGATTGGTATTGTTGCTAAAAGCATGGGCTTTTCAAATGAACAGATCAGGAAAGAACAGTTTGTAATTGAAAAACCAACAGTGACGATAGCACCTCCTGATACCGATGCTCATACGATCAACATTATTGCAAATGGAAAAGAATGGTCTTGGACCAGCAAATATCCTGATACCATCTTACAGTCTGCCAAACGGAATGGAGTACAATTGCCTTTTAGTTGTGAAGCAGGTCAGTGTGGAACTTGTTCCGTAACCTGTGTCAAAGGAAAAGTCTGGATGTATAAAAATGAGGTGTTGATGGAAGAGGAGATCCGTAACGGTAGAATATTGACTTGTACAGGTTATCCGATTGACGGGGATATTTGGCTGATGATTGGTTCAGATACTTGA
- the recJ gene encoding single-stranded-DNA-specific exonuclease RecJ — MNKRWNILSRDAEKTASLHEALKINKTLCAILVQRGIDTYDKAKDFFRPQLSQLHSPWSMKDMDKAVNRILHAFQQHEKILVFGDYDVDGTTAVASMYQYLSEIYDQVDFYIPHRYREGYGVSKMGIDYAKETGITLIISLDCGIKSVDLIQYAKSLDIDFIVCDHHLPDQELPPAAAILNPKQIDCAYPYKELCGCGVGFKLMTAISEKLSLPESTHLAYLDLVATAIAADIVPISGENRILAYYGLEKVNQNPCAGIKALMELAAVQKTMYINNLVFIIAPRVNAAGRMDDAKKAVQLFIEKDPAKAMSFAEMLHSDNADRREADSSITEEALALIEADPAFPRKKTTVVYQEHWHKGVVGIVASRLIEKHYRPTIVLTKSGEYVAGSARSVAGFNLYEAIHACREHLLGYGGHFAAAGMTLLPEKVNDFAIAFEKAVEEQIQPEQLIPEIVIDAPIQFEAITPTLYNILKQMEPFGPDNMRPVFIAEKVNDTGFSKIVKDQHIRFVVKQKNITLTGIGFNMANKFELLQQQKPVDLVFTLDENEWNGEKSIQLKMIDIRSSI, encoded by the coding sequence ATGAATAAACGATGGAATATATTAAGCAGAGATGCAGAGAAGACCGCATCGCTTCACGAAGCATTGAAGATCAATAAAACGCTTTGCGCCATTCTTGTTCAAAGAGGTATTGACACCTACGATAAAGCAAAAGATTTTTTCAGACCCCAGCTTTCGCAGTTACACAGTCCATGGAGTATGAAAGACATGGATAAAGCTGTAAACAGAATACTTCATGCATTTCAGCAACATGAAAAGATCCTGGTATTTGGAGATTATGATGTTGATGGTACTACTGCTGTAGCATCTATGTATCAGTATCTTTCTGAGATTTATGATCAGGTGGATTTTTATATTCCCCACCGTTACCGCGAAGGATATGGTGTTTCAAAAATGGGGATTGACTATGCCAAAGAAACAGGAATTACATTGATCATTTCGCTTGACTGCGGTATCAAATCAGTTGACCTGATCCAATATGCAAAATCATTGGATATTGATTTTATCGTTTGTGATCACCATTTACCGGATCAGGAATTACCACCCGCAGCAGCCATTTTGAATCCCAAGCAAATTGATTGTGCATACCCTTATAAAGAATTATGTGGATGCGGAGTGGGTTTTAAATTGATGACTGCTATCAGTGAAAAATTATCACTTCCGGAAAGTACACATTTAGCATATCTGGATCTGGTTGCTACGGCGATCGCTGCAGATATTGTTCCTATCAGCGGAGAAAACAGAATACTTGCTTATTATGGTCTGGAGAAAGTAAATCAAAACCCTTGTGCCGGCATCAAAGCGTTGATGGAGCTGGCGGCTGTTCAAAAAACCATGTACATCAATAACCTGGTTTTCATCATAGCTCCTAGGGTGAATGCTGCAGGCAGAATGGATGATGCCAAAAAAGCGGTTCAGCTATTCATTGAAAAAGATCCTGCTAAAGCCATGTCTTTTGCCGAAATGCTACACAGTGATAATGCTGATCGCAGAGAAGCTGATAGTTCTATTACTGAAGAAGCATTGGCATTGATCGAAGCTGATCCGGCTTTCCCCCGTAAAAAAACTACGGTTGTGTATCAGGAGCACTGGCATAAAGGGGTTGTAGGGATCGTTGCCAGTAGATTGATTGAAAAACATTATCGCCCAACCATTGTATTAACCAAAAGCGGCGAATATGTTGCCGGCAGTGCCAGAAGTGTTGCAGGATTTAACTTGTATGAAGCCATACACGCTTGCCGTGAACATCTTCTAGGATATGGCGGACATTTCGCAGCAGCAGGCATGACGCTTCTACCAGAAAAAGTGAATGATTTTGCTATTGCATTTGAAAAAGCAGTAGAGGAACAAATACAACCCGAACAACTCATACCCGAGATCGTTATAGATGCGCCAATTCAATTTGAAGCTATTACGCCTACGCTGTATAACATTCTTAAACAGATGGAACCTTTTGGTCCGGATAATATGCGGCCTGTTTTTATAGCAGAGAAAGTCAATGATACAGGGTTTTCTAAAATTGTAAAAGACCAGCATATCCGATTTGTAGTGAAACAAAAAAATATAACACTCACAGGTATCGGCTTCAATATGGCGAATAAATTTGAATTACTACAACAGCAAAAACCAGTTGACCTTGTTTTTACATTGGATGAAAATGAGTGGAATGGAGAAAAATCGATACAACTGAAAATGATCGATATCAGATCAAGTATCTGA
- a CDS encoding Ig-like domain-containing protein yields MRKLYLQLFAVLYFFCNGVLLSQTAPTPQTLPYTQDFSSLSSASTTYPTGLNGWRLSSSNPANYNTGGGTGDATLTVGSASSTAGAMYNYNQKIGFLSSGSGDFGLVLAITTSGVTNITVAYDAMTIRNAYNGTTNTRINEMSLQYRIGTTGSFTTLSSSAYLSNTTAQTGSGVTTPQNLAARSITLPAACDNQPVVQLRWANRDLSGGGSRPSFAIDNISVTGTGGGDVTAPTITTYNPAIGATGLSPYSNISIVFSENIVAGNGNITLHNVTNGTQQSFAIGSSAVTVSGNSIALSTSLGGNKSYYITLDTGIVTDQAGNAFAGLSNNSWSFSTGAQPTSFDFNDCISNLPGGFKQYSVSGAQVWGCTTFGQTGNGVQINGFSGGAQNNEDWLISPSFDLSDFNYPILRFASRVRFAGPSLKLLVSTNYSGTGNPNAAQWTEINGRFAEAESDVWTTSDQIDLSAFKGTNVSIAFVYTSSPALNAARWTLDDINILNSSTPAAAGLDIRGTNIDFDYVANGQTSTNRSFSLEGYNVTSPIVLTVPAGFEISLDQSAFTTSVTIDAADANTKRTIYVRFKPTAADQQYNGFVTASINETGLTNQSIALSGTSLRTLKVVNWNLEWFGSTASGLGPTNKNLQQQNVQQVLTTLNADLYALVEIVDTLRFKNVAEALPGNYGYVVNDYGSYADDVNDPDYAGAQKLGFIYNKDVIKKISTRGLLRTSSGNAFNSWASGRYPFLMQAEVTLNGATSLVDFIVIHAKANTGNTADKIESYDRRKAGADELKDSLDAMFPNSKIIILGDMNDDFDRTITTEVAPNTVSSYSSFLNDAANYHPVTLPLSLSGNSSTVSFPDMIDHVITSSELNIAYVPNSAKVFRDVLTLISSYASTTSDHLPIITKYDWRYFSKPVITLSDMGLFADQGSCSATITLPTPNVTGFNAISSITNDAPASFPVGVTKVTWTAVDQYGNTATKEQLITVSDNQKPVIKAPAAVGVVNTNGTCSAEIESLGTPEVSDNCGIASISNNAPSVFPVGTTIVVWTATDIHGNVSDTSHQTVTVIDNQPPVLLTKSATVALVNGSASITVNDLNNGSYDNCGIASMNISKNIFNCNNIGNNTIQFTVTDIHGNISSANVIVKVLGSTPTANIQIVPSETTFTGGSVNNIYLGYGSQSATLNVSANGGAPYTYNWTGSTGLNNYVSANPVFTPTAAGNYSFTVTVTNASGCTTTTSVSFCVRDIRVPGTNGKKVYLCHNNQTLELNVNAVDAHLRNHSGDKLGSCSQQGCTVTSSNSIGNFTQKISEEKANTIQVTVLPNPSSDYFTLKISGKNQTPVQLRITDASGRAMESRNQLNANSTVQVGHRLNPGTYFAEVIQGSERKVVQLIKIK; encoded by the coding sequence ATGAGAAAATTGTACCTGCAACTCTTTGCAGTTCTGTATTTCTTTTGCAATGGGGTATTGCTTTCACAAACTGCACCTACCCCGCAAACACTTCCTTACACACAAGATTTTAGTTCCCTGTCTAGTGCTTCGACAACCTATCCTACCGGTTTGAACGGATGGCGTTTGAGCAGTTCTAATCCTGCGAACTATAACACCGGCGGAGGAACAGGTGATGCAACCCTAACAGTTGGATCTGCCTCATCAACTGCCGGAGCTATGTATAACTACAATCAGAAAATTGGTTTTCTGAGCAGTGGTTCCGGCGACTTTGGTCTTGTGTTGGCAATCACTACATCTGGAGTTACGAATATTACCGTTGCATATGATGCCATGACCATTCGTAATGCGTATAATGGTACTACGAATACTCGTATCAATGAAATGTCATTACAATACAGAATTGGTACTACAGGAAGTTTTACAACATTGAGTAGTTCTGCATACCTAAGCAATACAACTGCTCAAACAGGCAGTGGTGTTACCACTCCTCAAAATCTTGCAGCACGTTCTATTACATTACCTGCTGCTTGTGATAACCAACCCGTAGTACAACTTCGTTGGGCAAATCGCGATCTATCGGGTGGTGGATCAAGACCCAGTTTCGCTATTGATAATATTTCTGTAACAGGTACAGGTGGTGGTGATGTCACGGCTCCTACCATCACAACCTACAATCCCGCAATTGGCGCTACCGGACTTTCGCCTTATTCCAATATCAGCATTGTATTTAGTGAAAATATAGTTGCGGGTAACGGTAATATTACCTTACACAATGTAACCAACGGAACGCAACAGTCGTTTGCAATTGGTTCATCAGCTGTTACAGTTTCAGGTAATAGCATCGCACTTTCAACCAGCCTTGGTGGGAATAAATCTTATTACATCACTTTAGATACCGGTATAGTAACAGATCAGGCAGGCAACGCTTTTGCCGGTCTTTCGAATAATAGTTGGAGTTTTTCAACCGGTGCACAACCAACCAGTTTTGATTTCAATGATTGCATCAGTAATCTGCCTGGCGGATTCAAACAATACAGCGTTAGTGGTGCCCAGGTATGGGGATGTACTACGTTTGGACAAACAGGCAATGGTGTTCAGATCAACGGATTTTCAGGCGGTGCTCAAAATAATGAAGACTGGCTGATCTCTCCTTCTTTCGATCTTTCTGATTTCAATTATCCGATCTTACGTTTTGCTTCAAGAGTGCGTTTTGCAGGTCCTTCGTTAAAGCTACTGGTATCTACTAATTACAGCGGCACAGGAAACCCGAACGCTGCTCAATGGACAGAGATCAATGGTCGTTTTGCAGAAGCAGAATCAGATGTTTGGACCACCAGTGATCAAATAGATCTTTCTGCATTTAAGGGAACCAATGTATCAATTGCTTTTGTTTATACTTCCTCCCCTGCATTGAATGCAGCTAGATGGACATTGGATGATATCAATATTCTCAACTCTTCCACCCCTGCCGCCGCAGGTCTTGATATTCGCGGAACCAATATCGACTTTGATTATGTTGCTAATGGGCAAACATCTACCAATCGTAGTTTTTCATTAGAAGGTTACAATGTCACAAGTCCGATAGTACTCACCGTACCTGCCGGCTTTGAAATAAGTTTGGATCAATCAGCGTTTACTACATCTGTGACGATAGATGCAGCTGATGCAAATACAAAGAGAACAATTTATGTTCGATTCAAACCTACAGCTGCTGATCAACAGTATAATGGGTTCGTGACCGCATCGATTAATGAAACAGGTTTAACGAATCAATCCATTGCGTTAAGCGGCACTTCATTAAGAACACTGAAAGTAGTAAACTGGAATCTCGAATGGTTCGGAAGTACTGCATCAGGTTTGGGACCAACCAATAAAAATCTTCAACAACAAAATGTACAACAAGTACTAACTACTTTGAATGCGGATCTGTATGCATTGGTAGAGATCGTTGATACATTGAGATTTAAGAATGTTGCCGAAGCTTTACCGGGTAATTATGGATATGTTGTAAATGATTATGGGTCCTATGCAGATGATGTAAATGACCCTGATTATGCCGGCGCACAAAAACTCGGATTTATTTATAACAAGGACGTCATCAAAAAAATCAGCACAAGAGGTTTACTGAGAACCAGTAGCGGCAATGCATTCAACAGTTGGGCTAGTGGACGTTATCCATTCCTGATGCAAGCAGAAGTTACATTGAATGGAGCTACCAGTCTGGTTGATTTCATCGTGATCCACGCTAAAGCTAATACGGGAAATACTGCAGATAAAATTGAATCGTACGATAGAAGAAAAGCCGGAGCTGATGAATTAAAAGATTCTTTAGATGCCATGTTCCCTAATAGCAAGATCATTATACTAGGTGATATGAATGATGATTTTGATAGAACCATCACAACTGAAGTTGCTCCAAATACAGTGAGTTCATACAGTTCTTTCTTGAATGATGCTGCCAACTATCATCCTGTCACCTTACCATTGAGCTTAAGTGGTAATAGTTCAACGGTTTCTTTCCCTGATATGATCGATCATGTGATCACTTCCAGTGAGTTGAATATTGCATATGTGCCTAATTCAGCCAAAGTATTCAGAGATGTATTAACACTGATCAGTAGCTATGCAAGTACCACTTCAGATCACTTGCCTATTATCACCAAATATGATTGGCGCTATTTTAGCAAACCCGTGATCACACTTTCAGATATGGGATTATTTGCTGACCAAGGATCTTGTTCTGCTACGATCACACTTCCAACACCTAATGTGACCGGATTTAATGCGATCAGTTCTATCACCAATGATGCACCCGCCAGTTTCCCTGTAGGTGTAACAAAAGTGACATGGACAGCCGTTGATCAATACGGCAATACCGCTACAAAAGAACAACTGATCACCGTTAGTGATAATCAAAAACCAGTCATTAAAGCTCCGGCTGCTGTTGGAGTAGTAAACACGAATGGAACTTGTAGTGCTGAGATTGAATCCTTGGGTACTCCTGAGGTTTCGGATAACTGTGGCATCGCAAGTATTAGCAATAATGCCCCAAGTGTATTCCCAGTAGGAACTACTATCGTTGTATGGACTGCAACTGATATTCATGGAAATGTTTCAGATACTTCTCATCAAACTGTAACTGTCATTGACAACCAACCTCCTGTTTTATTGACAAAATCAGCTACAGTAGCATTGGTAAATGGCAGTGCCTCTATTACAGTCAACGACTTGAATAACGGCAGTTATGATAATTGCGGTATCGCAAGCATGAATATCTCAAAGAACATTTTCAATTGTAACAATATTGGAAACAATACGATCCAATTTACCGTAACAGATATCCATGGAAATATTAGTAGCGCTAACGTGATCGTTAAAGTTTTAGGAAGTACTCCTACTGCCAATATTCAAATCGTACCTTCTGAAACAACCTTTACGGGAGGTAGTGTCAATAATATCTATTTAGGTTATGGATCACAGTCTGCTACATTGAATGTTTCCGCTAATGGTGGAGCTCCTTATACTTACAACTGGACGGGCAGCACTGGTTTGAATAACTATGTTAGTGCTAATCCGGTATTTACTCCAACTGCTGCAGGTAACTACAGCTTTACAGTAACAGTTACCAATGCGTCAGGATGTACAACTACCACCTCTGTAAGCTTCTGTGTAAGAGACATACGAGTACCTGGCACAAATGGAAAGAAAGTTTATCTCTGTCATAACAACCAGACACTCGAACTGAATGTCAATGCTGTTGATGCACATTTACGTAATCATTCAGGAGATAAACTGGGAAGTTGCTCGCAACAAGGATGTACTGTTACCTCTAGCAATAGCATTGGAAACTTTACACAAAAAATCAGTGAGGAAAAAGCGAATACAATTCAGGTGACAGTATTACCGAATCCTAGCAGTGATTATTTCACACTGAAGATCTCAGGTAAGAACCAAACCCCTGTTCAACTTCGTATCACTGACGCAAGTGGTAGAGCAATGGAAAGCAGGAATCAACTAAACGCGAATAGTACTGTGCAAGTAGGTCACAGACTGAATCCGGGTACTTACTTTGCTGAAGTGATTCAAGGATCAGAAAGAAAAGTCGTTCAACTGATCAAAATCAAATAA